The Gossypium arboreum isolate Shixiya-1 chromosome 2, ASM2569848v2, whole genome shotgun sequence region ttatgtgatgtttgtgtatgataaatggtagcatgtgattgatgtgtggatgtcttgattgtggctgatttggttgtatgtatatgcttggtttggtgctatGTTGTGTTGTGTAGGTGTATGCTtaaaagggtggcaaaaaggcttggtaaatagtcttatttttgtccacactagtagacacataggcgtgtgtgacacacggtctgccccacgggcatgtgtttaggccgtgtgttccTTGCACCTAAATtgtgagaaacagaatgctcagaattgagcacacgggcgtgtgtctcaaccgtgtggatgacacggcctcaggcacagGCATGTATCTtcggcgtgtgaagtctgcatatatttaatgaaaaatcatgaattttaaattgaccacacgacctagcatacgggcgtgtgacttggccgtgtgtcttcaatttgttcttgggtgacaaacagagagttacacgagttcgagacatgggcgtgtgtgaccacacggcctacccacacaggaGTGTCCCaaatgcacacgggcgtgtgactcttgcttagggcaaaaattttctaattgttgaaaaattttctaaagttctcggtttagtcccgagccatttctaatgcatgttttgggcctcgtaggctcgtattagggactttatgattaaatgcaaaaagttttaattttggacgAAAATTTACTGctcgaaaatgtatgtttgcttgtgcttaagttcagtaatgcctcgtaccctatccgacgttgaatacgggtaaggggtgttacatataaaattactaaatcatgtccataagtgtccataatatataaatatggtataattaccatctaaggaaggTTTAATTACACAATTGGTCCTTCAATCTTTTTAAATTCTAactaaaaaaaacttaatttcaatttagcgctaaactaattaggactaaaaGAGCAAATAGCCCAAAAGTTAGTGGATTAATCATATCCACCACCGTTTTGAATTTTTAACCATGgtttaattgccattttggtccctttattattttaaatctataggaattaacttttacctcttttacaaattaatccttttatcgtgattaagcaataaatcatcaaaattaccgaccaaacttcaattcacatataatacaactttgtaaatatttaataaaattatttacggCTTTAAATTACGGAAATGAGGTCCTAATAGCTCGTTTTCAATAACCACTTGCCTTTTGAACCAAACAACTTATActaacttttaattcaattagttaaaatcctcaaatcaaaattaattataaaaattatttttgactcgtaTAATTTAAGTACTAATTATACGGATTTATTCATCGacttgtggtctcaaaatcacaatttttgacaccactaaagaACGAACGATTACATTTAaactaattataaatttaaaaaatgggTTTAGTTCGAGCAATCAAAGTTTTTTTTATTGGGTAAAGCATAAAAATGTGTCTAAACTAttgagttaattttatttttatttttttggatttagttattaaattttttaaattaaatattcaaATCAATTTTTTGTTGTGGCCAGATGAGTAGCGGAAAGATACGATGAATTTCTTTATTGATCTAATAACAAAGTTAGCTTtacaatttttattaatttattcttaaatatgaaaaatttaataaatttagtcttcaacaatttcaaaatgaGAAATTTtgacttttaatatttttaaaatctatgcTTTGAGATTTCTATTGATTAATTTATCATTGTCttcttttaaatttatgaaattgagAGTTTCAATCTTAACTTGCATATTTTTCCAAGCTTTTGGAAAACTATTGTATTAATAATTCAAGAGGATTAAGTTCTataattgattattgattgtgttgAATTGCTCCAGTTGTGAGGCCAATGATATTTTCGCTTTCAGAATTGGATTCTTGGGAATTGATCTTGGTATTGAACTTGGTAGTTTTTTTGAAATGGATTCTTTTAAGCTGCTTCAGCCTTAGCTTGCATATTGTTTTCAGTTTAATGAAGATTCCATCCTACACTTGATTAATATGCTGAATTGGTAAAGGATGTTTGAGTTGTAAGGCCAATGATGTTCTCTTTTTCAAACTTGGATTCATGAAAATTGTTGATGTCGATAATCGAAATAAGGATTTAGTTTTGGTTGGCAGGTTCAGAAATGGACTCCTGGCTTGTTGCAGCAACTGCAGGGTGTTTCGCTGAATATTGGCAAAATCTTTGGAGTGTTAGGACACGTTTTCTTGAGTCGAAAGGCTGAAACTGGGAACGGTCCCTTCTGCGGCTTGGCTCTGAGAAAGGGACTCCACCAAGATGTTTCTTCAGATAAAAGAGAGTTTTCGACTAGGAAAGTATCAGATTCTTATACAGAATGTGGTTTCAGCTGCAGAATTGGATTCCAGTGCGGATTTGGTAGTGAAATAGTTAGAAGTTCGTACGGATCACGATTTAGTTTATCAATCATGAGAAGATTATTGTGGAAAGGGATCTAGAATGGACACTTTGTTACAAGTTTGAGACATTTAAgagttaaatttgttgaatttttatatttaggattAAGATGATAAAAACTGTGAATATTAAGGTACCAAATTTATTATTAgatcaataaaaaaatttaaacaaagtTAATAATTTAGTCTATACTTTTTTATTTTAGGGTAAAATACACTTAAAATTATTAAACTATTGGTAAGTTTACATTTTGTTGACtcaatttcaaaaattataaaatggttaTTGAACTATTTGGAAGTTTACATTTAAATTACTAAactattcaaaacattttatttaagttactagGTTGtgcagttttttttttaaattcgacTAATGAACTCCAAGCAATAATTTGACGGTGAATACTGTAAATCAGAGTAACTATCAACGAGTAGAAGAATATATTTTAGATCCAAATCGATCTAACGGTCAATATTGAAGATTAGAGAAAAaactatttaaattttgattcatTGATTCTTGATGCTCAAAGTTATTTCATGGAAAAAGAACTAAACTTTAGAAGagaaagaaaatgaaagtttttCATTAATGTAGGTGATGTAAACAGAGAAAAATATACAGTAATAgttttaatagtttaatgacttaaataaaatctgttaaataatttaataatcatttgataaaattaaaatcaataaccTTTTATTTCAACTTGAAATGTAAAAACAGTTAAAATATTCGGATTGTCTTTATCctacttaaataaataaaattatagagATGGAGACTATGAGATCTTTTATGGATGTCTTGGAAAGAGTAAGCATATTATATTTAACGGTACAATACAAGATTTATTGATGATGATCACTACATCCCTATTACTTCCTTGAAAATTAAAACTATGAGACAATGAAAACAACAAAATTGCCTCAAAACCCAAAACAAGCCATTAGAATCGTAGGAAATATAGCCAAAAACAATTCAAACCCAAATCAACCTAGTTGGTCGTATATCATTAGAAACCACCTTTCTGAAGGAGCTACTAATCAAGTGCTTTCTTTATACACCCAAATACGCCAAACAGGACTCTATATATTTGGTGTGGTTCCTTTGATTTTCAAGGCATGTGCTTCTGCTTCAACCCAAACTTATGGCAAATCTTTGCATGCCGAATCCATCAAGTTTGGGGTGGCTGTTGATTTACATATTGCTTCGTCCTTGCTGAGCATGTATTCAAGATGCGGTAATTTGATTGATTCCCGGAAGGTGTTTGATGAGATGCCTGAGAGAAATGTGGTGACATGGAACGCGATGATTGGTGGGTATTTTAAAAATGGGGATAGAGAATCTGCATTGGAAGTGTTCGAAAAGATGCCAATCAGAAGAAATTCAGTGACTTGGATTGAAATGATTGATGGGTTTGCCAAGTGTGGAGATACTTTCAAAGCAAGACAGTTTTTTGATAGAGTTCCATTGAAGTTAAGAACTGTGGTGACTTGGACAGTGATGGTTGACGGGTATAATTCAAATGGAGAACTAGAAGCTGCAAGGGAGATTTTTGATATGATGCCAGAAAGGAACTACTTTGTTTGGTCATCAATGATTTCTGGGTATTGTAAGAGAGGCAATGTTAAGGAAGCAAGGAACTTTTTTGATAGAATTCCTGTTAGGAATTTGGTGAATTGGAATTCATTGATTTCAGGTTATGCACAAAATGGGTTCTGTGAGGAAGCTTTGCGCATGTATAAGAAAATGCAAAATGAAGGTTTTGAACCTGATGAAGTTACCATCACAAGTGTTTTATCTGCCTGTGCACAGTTAGGTGAATTAGATATTGGAAAAGAAATCCATTATCTTATTAAGAAGAAGCGAATGAAGGCTAATCAGTTTGTTTTGAATGCGCTATTA contains the following coding sequences:
- the LOC108461157 gene encoding pentatricopeptide repeat-containing protein At3g21470, with protein sequence MKTTKLPQNPKQAIRIVGNIAKNNSNPNQPSWSYIIRNHLSEGATNQVLSLYTQIRQTGLYIFGVVPLIFKACASASTQTYGKSLHAESIKFGVAVDLHIASSLLSMYSRCGNLIDSRKVFDEMPERNVVTWNAMIGGYFKNGDRESALEVFEKMPIRRNSVTWIEMIDGFAKCGDTFKARQFFDRVPLKLRTVVTWTVMVDGYNSNGELEAAREIFDMMPERNYFVWSSMISGYCKRGNVKEARNFFDRIPVRNLVNWNSLISGYAQNGFCEEALRMYKKMQNEGFEPDEVTITSVLSACAQLGELDIGKEIHYLIKKKRMKANQFVLNALLDMYAKCGDLAQARLIFEGMSHRTSVCWNSMILGLAIHGKNQEALEFFQRMEESNEMPDDITFLSLLSACAHGGCVDEGLDVFFKIETYGLVASIKHYGCLVDLLGRAGRLKEAFDLIKRMPIKPNDVVWGALLGACRIHLDTNMVEQVMQDVGKMDDDMDSGDNSHLVLLSNIYAASDRWEKAEKMRTAMVNKGFQKNPGLSSIIPNRMELPISSHQL